TTTAACTAAAATCTCCAGTAAAGAAAATCTGTGCCATTTGGCCAGTGTATAGATTCGTAACAGTCACATCTATCTAAGTAGGTCGCTCTACTTTTGTTGCTCTTTTAGCTCTTTTCGGATTTAAGAATGGCTAGCTGTGTTGCCAAGAGGTTGGGCTCTAACTCGATTTTCTAATCGTTTCGGTGGGCTTGGTGTGCGCTCTGACTGCAACCGGCGGCGAAACTTTGCAACGCCCACCAGATCCTAACGGTACGTCGTTTTTTTCCCTTTAATTTAAATTCTTTGCCACAAATCTCTGCCGTGCGTAGTGAAGAATTGAAGATGCTTTTCTGGCATTGCAAACTCATTGCACGGCAGAGAACAGTGACACTTTTCTCTGAGGAGATAGGATGACAGCACATTTGGCATCCATACTTGTCCTCCATGGGTTGGCTGTCTCCTACCATGGCCACTAATTAGACTGACAAGATGAACAAATCCAATAAGAAATGGCACCGTGCACAACAATGTCTGACAGCACCATACTTGTTGGTGTTCTGATCATAGAAAATTTAATTTTCGATTTTCATGTACATGTGTACATGCAGCTCCACTGTACTACAAGGGTTGGTACCACATCTTCTACCAGTACAACCCCAAGGGCGCCGTGTGGGGCAACATCGTCTGGGGGCACTCGGTGTCCCGGGACCTCATCAACTGGGTGGCGCTGAAGCCGGCGCTCGAGCCCAGCATCCCGTCTGACAGGTACGGCTGCTGGTCGGGCTCGGCGACGACGATGCCCGACGGCACGCCGGCGATCATGTACACGGGCGTCAACCGCCCGGACGTCGACTACCAGGTCCAGAACGTGGCCTACCCGCGGAACACGTCGGACCCGCTGCTCCGGGAGTGGGTGAAGCCGTCGCACAACCCGATCATCGTGCCCGGGGGCGGCGTCAACGCGACGCAGTTCCGGGACCCGACCACCGcgtggcgcgccgccggcggccactgGCGGCTGCTCATCGGTAGCGTGTCCGGGTCCGCCCGCGGCGTGGCGTACGTGTACCGGAGCCGCGACTTCCGGCGGTggacgcgggcgcggcggccgctgcactcggcggcggccacggggaTGTGGGAGTGCCCGGACTTCTACCCGGtggaggccgccggccgccgcgagggGCTGGACACCTCcgtgcccggcggcggccgcccgcgGGTGAAGTACGTGCTCAAGAACAGCCTCGACCTGCGCCGCTACGACTACTACACCGTCGGCGCGTACGACCGGAGGGCCGAGCGGTACGTGCCCGACGaccccgccggcgacgagcgccacCTGCGCTACGACTACGGCAACTTCTACGCGTCCAAGACGTTCTACGACCCGGCGAAGCGGCGGCGCATCCTCTGGGGCTGGGCCAACGAGTCCGACACCTCCGCCGACGACGTCGCCAAGGGGTGGGCCGGGATCCAGGTCGGCATACACGCATCAATGGATGCGCCGCATACGTGTCCAATTATATTGTCCACGCATGAGTTCATCGGCCATGCTCGTATGATCAGGCGATCCCGAGGACGGTGTGGCTGGACCCCAGCGGGAAGCAGCTGCTGCAGTGGCCGATCGAGGAGGTCGAGGCGCTCCGGGGCAGGTCGGTCACTCTCAAGGGCAGGGTGATCAAGCCGGGTCAGCACCTCGAGGTGACCGGGCTACAAACGGCACAGGTCTGTGTCGTGCTTGCTTACATCTTGCAATTAATCCCTTTTTTCACTTGCTTTAGCAATGTTTTGCCTGCGGATGGGTATGTTCAGTTTTCCAAAGAGCCAAAAGGAACAGCAGCACTATACAGTAGTACTGGCACCAAAGCTGATCAACAAATCGCAGCACGATGCGTTATCCTGGACGATAGATGCTGCCAGTGCTCAGCCCCGCGAGGCCACTATCTAGCTGCCCTGCCCTTCGTCTACGTCGCCCACGCCCATTTTTCACCGCACCTTTTGCCGTCACCACCACTCACCAGCACCGCACACGCGCCCTGTCACGCCTGGTCCTTTATTTCGAACCCTTTTCGTCTCCAGGTGCGATGCGCTGAGTTGGGAACCAACCAGACCAGCCAGTTAGCTAGCTAACCtcggcgcgcacgcgcgcgcactTGTGTGCAGGCTGACGTGGAGGTGAGCTTCGAGGTGCCGAGCCTGGCGGGCGCCGAGCGGCTGGACGAcccggcgctcgccggcgacgcgcagCGGCTGTGCGGCGCccggggcgccgccgtggagggcggCGTCGGGCCGTTCGGGCTGTGGGTGCTCGCCTCCGCCGACCGGCGGGAGCGCACCGCCGTGTTCTTCAGGGTGTtccgggcggcggccgccggcagcGACAGCAAGCCCGTCGTGCTCATGTGCAGCGACCCCACCAAGTAAGTGCATGCGCGCGCCGCACCGGTGTCGATCGGTCACACACGTTGGCATGTGGTCAGCCACGAGTTTTCCGTGTGTCCATGTCCACCTTCAAACAGGGAGAGCGCTTTATTTGGCCAGTGGCAAGTTGTTGACTCTGCACTGACTTGAGCTTCTGCATGCTTTGTTTTTTCTTGGACACAACAGGTCGTCTCTGAACCCGAACCTGTACCAGCCGACGTTTGCAGGTTTTGTTGACACGGACATCTCAAATGGGAAGATTTCTCTGAGGACCCTGGTATGCGTGCATCCATACTAGTAGTACAATTTTGCCTCCTTCTTAATCAGTTACTTAGGTGTTTGCATTGCACGCAAACAATTTTCTCTGCAGATCGACAGGTCGGTCGTGGAGAGCTTCGGAGCCGGGGGCAAGACCTGCATCCTCTCGAGGGTCTACCCGTCGCTGGCCTTCGGCAAGAACGCCCGCCTCTACGTGTTCAACAGCGGCAAGGCGGACGTCAAGGTGTCGCGCCTGACGGCGTGGGAGATGAGGAAGCCACGCATGAATGGCGCCTAGCTAAGCCTGAATTGTATCTGTATCACATCGATCGTGTCGATCTGCTGGTCCACGTTTAGCGCGTCTCTTTCCTTTGCATTTCAGGTGGTAGTTCCACGTTTCCTTTGATTGTTCGTGTGATGGATAGTGCTCCTTTGCACAATGGCTTGTGCTGTGCTTTAGGTTAATTATATGATGATGAGTACACGATTTCACTCAGAAAAGAAAACGAGCATGATTGTACGAAAGGGGCCAATTCAAATGCCACTACGAATAATAAAAATCATACGTGTTCTAGGTGCGCATTTTGATGATAAACAGATGCTAATTTATACTATATGtgccctcctccttcctcttcctcagaGAGAGATCCAGAACTATGTCCACTGCTGGAGAAAGGCACATcagtg
This sequence is a window from Panicum virgatum strain AP13 chromosome 7K, P.virgatum_v5, whole genome shotgun sequence. Protein-coding genes within it:
- the LOC120640922 gene encoding beta-fructofuranosidase, insoluble isoenzyme 2-like, with the translated sequence MRGLGRVVWAWLLLLQLAGASHVVYENLLEVEAAAAAVPPSIVDPLLRTGYHFQPRKNWINDPNAPLYYKGWYHIFYQYNPKGAVWGNIVWGHSVSRDLINWVALKPALEPSIPSDRYGCWSGSATTMPDGTPAIMYTGVNRPDVDYQVQNVAYPRNTSDPLLREWVKPSHNPIIVPGGGVNATQFRDPTTAWRAAGGHWRLLIGSVSGSARGVAYVYRSRDFRRWTRARRPLHSAAATGMWECPDFYPVEAAGRREGLDTSVPGGGRPRVKYVLKNSLDLRRYDYYTVGAYDRRAERYVPDDPAGDERHLRYDYGNFYASKTFYDPAKRRRILWGWANESDTSADDVAKGWAGIQAIPRTVWLDPSGKQLLQWPIEEVEALRGRSVTLKGRVIKPGQHLEVTGLQTAQADVEVSFEVPSLAGAERLDDPALAGDAQRLCGARGAAVEGGVGPFGLWVLASADRRERTAVFFRVFRAAAAGSDSKPVVLMCSDPTKSSLNPNLYQPTFAGFVDTDISNGKISLRTLIDRSVVESFGAGGKTCILSRVYPSLAFGKNARLYVFNSGKADVKVSRLTAWEMRKPRMNGA